The Epilithonimonas zeae genome contains a region encoding:
- a CDS encoding cbb3-type cytochrome c oxidase N-terminal domain-containing protein, whose protein sequence is MKTRTPISIGIAATLGATFIIFELSDNSGYLSSPFFWGLLMVIIFLFLIMNSIGDLVEDGRFKTLSDEEKEEYLKEKAIPYFQKLWNSAFKKQSASEEKTLLIDHGFDGITELDNALPKWWIGLFYGTIIYCVVYLFAFTLTDYAHPDVEYEVEAKTQLASIKEYEKTAPAIDIETATYSADNIAEGEQIFNTNCMSCHSESGKGGIGPNLTDKNWINIKQKSLFKNVFWMLENGSPNNPTMRPFIKDGVITSRDAEKVAAYIYHINREKVPITEAQGGAAPQGEEAHWEE, encoded by the coding sequence ATGAAAACAAGAACTCCCATTTCAATTGGCATTGCAGCCACTTTAGGTGCAACTTTTATCATCTTCGAATTGTCCGATAATTCCGGTTACTTATCTTCTCCTTTCTTTTGGGGATTGCTGATGGTCATTATTTTTCTTTTCTTGATAATGAATTCTATTGGGGATTTGGTAGAAGATGGCCGTTTCAAGACATTGTCAGACGAAGAAAAAGAGGAATATCTGAAAGAAAAAGCCATTCCTTATTTTCAAAAACTTTGGAATTCGGCTTTCAAAAAACAATCAGCAAGTGAGGAAAAAACATTACTTATAGATCACGGTTTCGATGGCATCACAGAACTCGACAACGCCTTACCAAAATGGTGGATTGGACTTTTCTACGGAACCATTATTTATTGTGTGGTTTATCTGTTTGCTTTTACATTAACAGATTATGCACATCCCGATGTAGAATATGAAGTTGAAGCTAAAACTCAACTCGCTTCAATCAAAGAGTACGAGAAAACTGCTCCAGCAATCGATATCGAAACAGCCACTTATAGCGCAGACAATATTGCAGAAGGAGAACAGATTTTCAATACCAATTGTATGTCTTGTCATTCAGAGTCCGGAAAAGGCGGAATTGGTCCGAATCTTACCGACAAAAACTGGATAAACATCAAACAAAAAAGTCTTTTCAAAAATGTGTTCTGGATGCTGGAAAATGGTTCTCCTAACAATCCTACGATGCGACCTTTTATCAAAGATGGAGTCATAACAAGCAGAGATGCTGAAAAAGTTGCAGCTTACATCTATCACATCAATCGTGAAAAAGTGCCGATTACAGAAGCGCAAGGCGGTGCTGCGCCACAAGGGGAAGAAGCGCATTGGGAAGAATAA
- a CDS encoding sensor histidine kinase, which yields MRIRNSVKINWLSVAASFLLVAVVGSVVLLFEFYTDDIYFKTTDFNYFLVFTLWFVFVVNYFVLEFLFSFYSKNQIRRITNILPEDIIHDFDTDIGFKELGEKVHEMNQKNAEIDMMKEMENYRKEYIGNVSHELKTPLFSIQGYIETLRDGGVEDLNIRDKYLERIDKSVERLLNIVKDLDMINRFESGQIALKYSNFDINHLIQEVFDLLEMEAERHSMTMLLQTTQSQLLVYADKQRISQVLINLISNAVKYANREEAQIIVSTREGTKSIHISIEDNGMGIKPENLPRIFERFYRVESSRNRKEGGSGLGLAIVKHIMEAHKQTISVESAYLSGTKFKFKLAKPSLEKIKKAKAAIID from the coding sequence ATGAGAATTAGAAATTCGGTAAAAATTAATTGGTTATCTGTTGCAGCATCTTTCCTTTTAGTGGCTGTGGTGGGAAGTGTTGTCTTACTTTTTGAGTTTTATACAGATGATATTTATTTCAAAACGACGGATTTCAATTACTTTTTGGTTTTCACATTGTGGTTCGTATTTGTAGTGAATTATTTTGTTCTGGAATTTCTTTTTAGTTTTTATAGTAAAAATCAGATCAGGAGAATTACCAACATTCTTCCGGAAGATATTATTCACGATTTTGATACAGATATCGGGTTCAAGGAACTGGGCGAAAAAGTCCACGAAATGAATCAGAAAAATGCAGAAATCGATATGATGAAGGAAATGGAAAATTACCGAAAAGAATATATCGGTAACGTTTCTCATGAACTAAAAACGCCATTATTTTCCATCCAAGGCTACATAGAAACACTTCGAGATGGCGGTGTGGAGGATCTCAATATCCGAGACAAATATCTGGAAAGAATTGATAAATCTGTCGAAAGACTTTTGAATATTGTAAAAGACCTCGATATGATTAACCGCTTCGAATCTGGTCAAATCGCTTTGAAGTACAGTAATTTTGATATCAATCATTTGATTCAGGAAGTATTTGATTTGTTGGAAATGGAAGCTGAAAGACATTCTATGACGATGCTGTTGCAGACAACGCAATCTCAACTTTTGGTTTATGCAGATAAACAGAGAATTTCGCAAGTTTTGATTAATCTGATTTCCAATGCTGTGAAATATGCCAACCGAGAAGAAGCTCAAATCATCGTTTCTACAAGAGAAGGAACCAAGAGTATCCACATTTCTATTGAAGATAACGGAATGGGAATAAAACCTGAGAATCTGCCAAGAATTTTTGAAAGATTCTATCGTGTTGAGTCCAGTAGAAACAGAAAAGAAGGCGGTTCAGGATTAGGTCTGGCTATCGTAAAACACATTATGGAAGCCCATAAACAAACGATTAGCGTAGAAAGTGCTTATCTTTCCGGAACTAAGTTCAAATTCAAATTAGCTAAACCTTCTTTGGAAAAAATCAAGAAAGCAAAAGCAGCAATTATTGATTAA
- the ccoN gene encoding cytochrome-c oxidase, cbb3-type subunit I encodes METQKFHYDNNIVRAFLYATVTFGIIGFILGLTAALMLFYPELPEFFFGTDDTTIQSLRSGNIQGLINTQGAMGFGRIRMLHTSAVIFAFVCNSFFCGAYYSMQRLLKTRMYSDTLSWIHFWTWQLMIIAVVITFLMGINTSKEYAEHEWPIDILITISWVIFGINMFGTILKRRVRHLYVAIWFYIGTWIAVAMLHIFNNLEVTLSFTSWKSYSAYSGVKDALVQWWYGHNAVAFVLTTPVLGLMYYFLPKAANRPVFSYKLSIIHFWSLIFVYLWAGPHHLQYTSLPAWAQAVGTGFSIMLIAPSWGGMLNGLLTLRGAWDKVREEPILKFFVVAVTCYGMATFEGPLLATKSLNKIGHYTDWVIGHVHLGALGWNGFMAFGVIYYLVPIMWRNELWSKKLANWHFWLGTLGIIFYAVPMYIAGFTQGLMWKQFNPDGTLVYKNWLDTVTAILPYFKMRFLGGILYLAGAVLMVVNVYKTAKKGSFLKNVPAEAPALANVNQGRKQGEGFHLWLERTPHLLSILAFVAIAIGGIVEIIPTLTMSSNVPQISAVKPYSPLELEGRDLYIREGCNSCHSQMIRPFRDEVMRFDGKNGQYSKAGEFVYDRPFLWGSKRTGPDLHREGQRNPDSWHFKHMYNPRITSAGSIMPRFPWLITNKLDRSQMVNKLKLMKNSFDVPYTKAEIDSANQWADNQSKAIVKRIFSEAADLKVQMEAERKSKGNEFVPFEQREIIAMIAYLQRLGTDIKTTEIKTASVE; translated from the coding sequence ATGGAGACACAAAAATTTCATTATGACAACAATATTGTCAGAGCATTTCTCTATGCCACTGTAACATTTGGAATTATTGGTTTTATCTTGGGACTCACGGCAGCCTTGATGTTATTTTACCCCGAATTGCCAGAATTTTTCTTCGGAACAGATGATACAACCATCCAGAGTTTGCGAAGCGGTAATATCCAAGGTTTGATCAATACTCAAGGTGCAATGGGATTTGGAAGAATCCGAATGTTGCATACCAGCGCGGTAATTTTTGCCTTCGTTTGTAATTCTTTTTTCTGTGGTGCTTATTACAGTATGCAGAGATTGCTGAAAACCAGAATGTACAGCGATACACTTTCCTGGATTCATTTCTGGACCTGGCAATTGATGATTATTGCTGTTGTTATTACTTTCTTAATGGGAATCAATACCTCAAAAGAATACGCCGAACACGAATGGCCAATTGATATTTTGATTACCATCTCCTGGGTGATTTTCGGAATCAATATGTTTGGTACGATTCTGAAGAGAAGAGTAAGACATTTATACGTTGCAATCTGGTTCTATATCGGAACTTGGATTGCGGTTGCGATGCTTCATATCTTCAATAATCTGGAAGTTACATTATCGTTCACAAGTTGGAAATCGTATTCAGCCTATTCAGGTGTTAAAGATGCTCTTGTACAATGGTGGTACGGTCACAATGCAGTGGCTTTTGTATTGACAACGCCAGTTTTAGGTTTGATGTATTATTTTTTACCAAAAGCAGCCAATCGCCCTGTATTCTCTTACAAATTGTCTATTATTCACTTTTGGTCTTTGATATTTGTTTATCTGTGGGCAGGTCCTCATCATCTTCAATATACTTCTTTGCCAGCTTGGGCTCAGGCAGTAGGAACAGGATTCTCTATTATGTTGATTGCACCGTCTTGGGGCGGAATGCTGAATGGATTATTAACCTTGCGGGGCGCTTGGGATAAAGTCCGGGAAGAACCAATCCTGAAGTTCTTTGTAGTAGCTGTTACCTGTTACGGAATGGCAACATTCGAAGGTCCACTATTAGCGACCAAATCCTTAAACAAAATCGGACATTACACAGATTGGGTAATTGGCCACGTGCATTTGGGGGCACTAGGTTGGAATGGATTTATGGCTTTTGGAGTTATCTATTATTTGGTTCCAATTATGTGGCGAAATGAGTTATGGTCTAAAAAACTCGCCAATTGGCATTTCTGGTTAGGAACTTTGGGAATTATTTTCTACGCTGTTCCAATGTACATTGCCGGTTTCACACAAGGTTTGATGTGGAAACAATTCAATCCCGATGGAACTTTGGTTTACAAAAACTGGCTGGATACAGTAACCGCTATTCTACCCTACTTTAAAATGAGATTTTTAGGAGGAATATTATATCTCGCTGGTGCAGTTTTAATGGTTGTTAATGTTTACAAAACAGCTAAAAAAGGTTCATTCTTAAAAAATGTGCCCGCTGAAGCTCCAGCTCTCGCCAACGTCAATCAAGGTAGAAAACAAGGCGAAGGTTTCCATCTTTGGCTGGAAAGAACACCCCATCTCTTATCAATCTTAGCATTCGTTGCAATTGCTATTGGAGGAATTGTCGAAATCATTCCAACTTTAACGATGAGCAGTAATGTTCCGCAAATATCAGCGGTAAAACCATATTCGCCGCTTGAGTTGGAAGGTCGTGACCTTTACATTCGTGAGGGTTGTAATTCCTGCCATTCTCAAATGATAAGACCTTTCCGTGATGAGGTAATGAGATTCGATGGGAAGAACGGACAATACTCAAAAGCGGGAGAATTTGTTTATGACCGACCATTTTTGTGGGGTTCCAAAAGAACAGGGCCAGACCTTCACAGAGAAGGACAAAGAAATCCTGATTCCTGGCATTTTAAACATATGTATAATCCGAGAATCACATCGGCAGGTTCTATCATGCCACGCTTCCCTTGGTTAATTACCAACAAATTAGACCGTTCTCAGATGGTCAATAAATTAAAATTAATGAAAAATAGTTTTGATGTTCCTTATACAAAAGCTGAAATCGATTCTGCCAATCAATGGGCGGATAATCAATCCAAAGCGATTGTCAAAAGAATTTTCTCCGAAGCTGCAGATTTGAAAGTTCAAATGGAAGCGGAACGAAAATCAAAAGGAAATGAATTTGTCCCATTTGAACAAAGAGAAATCATTGCTATGATTGCCTATCTGCAAAGATTGGGAACGGATATTAAAACCACAGAAATCAAAACTGCAAGTGTAGAATAA
- a CDS encoding glutamine--tRNA ligase/YqeY domain fusion protein: MEEEEKKSLNFIEQIIEDDLANGLDMSKLRFRFPPEPNGYLHIGHTKAICINFGLGQKYNAPVNLRFDDTNPAKEEQEFVDSIKADIDWLGFKYDQELYTSDYFEQLYFWAVEMIKQGKAYVDEQPSEDITAQRKNPFEEGINSPFRDRPIEESLELFEKMKNGEFEEGAMSLRAKIDMASPNMNMRDPVMYRILKKPHHRTSEKWKIYPMYDWAHGESDYIEQISHSLCSLEFENHRPLYEWYLDQVYNNESVAPKQREFARMNVSYMVTSKRKLQRLVAEGVTTGWDDPRMPTISGLRRKGYTPASIKNFIERVGVAKRENLIDIQLLEFSVREDLNKVATRVMAVVNPVKLIIENYPEDKEEWLETENNPEDENAGTRQVPFSREIYIEREDFQEEADKKFFRLKLGGEVRLKAGYIIKAERVEKDDKGQITTIYATYDEDSKSGSGTEASLRKVKGTLHWVSAKHALPIEIRTYERLFTTEQPDAVKEVDFMEFINHQSLRVSHGFAEPSLKDATLDDHFQFQRIGYYIKDRDSSDDQLVFNRTVTLKDGYKP; encoded by the coding sequence ATGGAAGAAGAAGAAAAAAAATCACTCAATTTTATTGAGCAAATTATAGAAGATGACTTGGCAAACGGGTTGGATATGTCTAAATTGAGATTTAGATTTCCGCCGGAACCAAACGGTTATCTTCACATTGGTCATACAAAAGCAATCTGTATCAACTTTGGTTTGGGGCAGAAATATAATGCGCCTGTCAATCTTCGTTTTGATGATACTAATCCGGCGAAAGAAGAACAGGAATTTGTAGATTCTATCAAAGCAGATATTGATTGGTTAGGTTTCAAATATGATCAGGAATTATATACTTCAGATTATTTTGAGCAGTTATATTTTTGGGCTGTAGAGATGATCAAACAAGGGAAAGCTTATGTAGATGAGCAACCTTCGGAAGATATTACGGCTCAAAGAAAAAATCCTTTTGAGGAAGGAATCAATTCGCCTTTCAGAGATCGTCCAATTGAAGAAAGCCTTGAGCTTTTTGAGAAAATGAAGAACGGCGAATTCGAAGAAGGTGCGATGAGTTTACGTGCAAAAATCGATATGGCGTCTCCAAATATGAATATGCGTGATCCTGTGATGTACAGAATCCTGAAAAAACCGCATCACAGAACCAGCGAAAAATGGAAGATCTATCCGATGTACGATTGGGCGCACGGAGAATCTGATTATATCGAGCAAATTTCACACTCTTTATGTTCATTGGAATTTGAAAATCACCGTCCATTGTATGAATGGTATCTGGACCAGGTTTATAATAATGAAAGTGTTGCGCCAAAACAGAGAGAATTTGCAAGGATGAACGTTTCTTATATGGTAACATCCAAAAGAAAACTTCAAAGATTGGTTGCTGAAGGAGTAACAACCGGCTGGGACGATCCTAGAATGCCTACTATTTCTGGATTGAGGAGAAAAGGCTATACGCCGGCTTCTATCAAAAACTTCATCGAGAGAGTTGGTGTTGCAAAAAGAGAAAATCTGATTGATATCCAATTGTTGGAGTTTTCTGTGAGAGAAGATCTTAACAAAGTTGCAACCCGTGTAATGGCGGTTGTAAATCCAGTAAAACTAATCATCGAAAATTATCCTGAGGATAAAGAAGAATGGCTAGAAACTGAAAATAATCCTGAGGACGAAAATGCTGGAACGAGACAAGTGCCTTTCTCAAGAGAAATTTATATCGAAAGAGAAGATTTCCAAGAAGAAGCTGATAAGAAATTTTTCCGTTTAAAATTGGGCGGAGAAGTTCGCCTGAAAGCAGGTTATATCATCAAAGCTGAAAGAGTTGAAAAAGATGACAAAGGTCAAATCACAACAATCTATGCGACTTATGATGAAGATTCCAAGTCTGGAAGCGGAACTGAGGCAAGTCTTAGAAAAGTGAAAGGGACACTTCATTGGGTTTCTGCAAAACACGCTTTGCCAATCGAAATCAGAACTTATGAAAGGTTATTCACAACAGAACAGCCAGATGCTGTGAAGGAAGTTGATTTTATGGAATTTATCAATCATCAGTCACTGAGAGTTTCTCACGGTTTCGCTGAACCTAGCCTGAAAGATGCAACTTTGGATGACCATTTCCAGTTCCAAAGAATTGGTTATTATATTAAGGACAGAGATTCTTCTGATGATCAATTGGTCTTCAACAGAACAGTTACTCTTAAGGATGGTTATAAACCTTAA
- a CDS encoding hypervirulence associated TUDOR domain-containing protein, with protein sequence MLKKGDNVKWKFQYGETYGVIVNIHTKDFTFMNRQRRASEENPQYEVMSEKTGKTAVHKASALKKI encoded by the coding sequence ATGCTTAAAAAGGGGGATAACGTAAAATGGAAATTTCAGTATGGCGAAACCTACGGCGTGATTGTTAATATCCATACCAAAGATTTTACGTTTATGAATAGACAAAGAAGAGCTTCAGAAGAAAATCCACAGTACGAAGTGATGAGCGAAAAGACAGGAAAAACAGCCGTTCACAAAGCTTCTGCTCTTAAAAAAATATGA
- a CDS encoding Arm DNA-binding domain-containing protein: MRTQQEDATGQSPIYIRLIKDRKAKFVATGVKAKASEWDDEKQNLFINSL; the protein is encoded by the coding sequence TTGCGTACACAGCAGGAAGACGCCACAGGTCAAAGCCCTATTTACATTCGGTTGATTAAAGACCGTAAAGCCAAATTTGTAGCAACCGGCGTTAAAGCCAAAGCAAGCGAATGGGATGATGAAAAGCAAAATCTTTTCATTAATTCTTTGTAG
- a CDS encoding histone H1, whose amino-acid sequence MKELIEKINAEFEAFSKEAEQQAEKGNKAAGTRARKSALELSKLFKDFRKVSVEESKK is encoded by the coding sequence ATGAAAGAACTAATCGAAAAGATTAATGCTGAATTTGAAGCTTTCAGCAAAGAGGCAGAACAACAAGCTGAAAAAGGAAACAAAGCTGCTGGTACAAGAGCAAGAAAATCAGCTTTGGAGTTGAGCAAACTTTTCAAAGATTTCCGTAAAGTTTCTGTTGAAGAATCAAAGAAATAA
- a CDS encoding carboxymuconolactone decarboxylase family protein — translation MKKIIMTIISILGLIQMINAQTKNSTDMKPSERYVKGWEKLKEIDGEAGEKVINGLKDISPDLGKFIIEYAFGDVYSRDGLDLKSKEIAVVASLTAMGTAQPQLKVHINGALNTGSTINEVKEVILQMAVYSGFPSSINGMNALKEVLKEREAHGIKDEVGEMATNSTPINRLELGKEELTKLDSLQVERLNNAYNDFSPELVKLTLEFGYADVFSRNNLAPKYRQIATISALTALGNAQPQLKFHINAGLNIGLTVENIKEIMLLMSVYSGFPSAINGTNILKEVVSERSK, via the coding sequence ATGAAAAAAATCATAATGACTATCATTTCGATTTTAGGATTGATACAAATGATAAATGCACAAACAAAAAATAGTACCGATATGAAACCATCAGAGAGATATGTAAAGGGTTGGGAAAAACTCAAAGAAATTGACGGAGAAGCAGGCGAAAAAGTAATTAACGGATTGAAAGATATTTCGCCGGACTTAGGAAAATTTATCATTGAATATGCGTTTGGAGATGTGTATTCAAGAGATGGATTGGATTTGAAATCAAAAGAAATTGCGGTTGTTGCTTCGCTAACAGCTATGGGAACGGCACAGCCACAACTGAAAGTACATATCAACGGAGCATTAAATACAGGAAGCACGATAAACGAAGTGAAAGAAGTGATTTTGCAGATGGCAGTTTATTCGGGTTTTCCAAGTTCTATCAACGGAATGAATGCTCTGAAAGAAGTTTTGAAGGAAAGAGAAGCACACGGAATTAAAGATGAAGTTGGGGAAATGGCAACGAATTCGACACCAATAAATAGATTAGAATTAGGTAAAGAAGAATTAACAAAACTTGATAGCTTGCAAGTTGAGAGACTAAACAACGCCTATAACGATTTTTCTCCAGAGTTGGTAAAACTAACACTCGAATTTGGTTATGCTGATGTTTTTTCAAGAAATAATTTAGCTCCAAAATATCGACAAATCGCAACTATTTCAGCTTTGACGGCTTTGGGAAATGCACAGCCACAGCTTAAATTCCACATCAATGCAGGGCTGAATATTGGTTTGACCGTTGAAAACATAAAAGAAATTATGCTACTGATGTCTGTGTATTCTGGTTTTCCATCGGCTATAAACGGAACCAATATTTTGAAAGAAGTTGTGAGCGAACGTAGCAAATAG
- a CDS encoding DUF6943 family protein: protein MPFIRIHDFKNLVFEQMAHLQEKQKAYQQDVKKSKALEQNERAMYEQLLLISELKRIYISRHLKR, encoded by the coding sequence ATTCCATTCATCAGAATACACGATTTTAAAAACCTCGTTTTTGAACAAATGGCACATCTACAGGAAAAACAAAAAGCCTATCAGCAAGATGTAAAAAAGTCCAAAGCCCTGGAGCAAAACGAAAGAGCGATGTACGAACAGCTCCTTTTAATTTCCGAACTCAAACGCATCTACATTTCAAGGCATTTAAAAAGGTAG
- a CDS encoding DUF5675 family protein: protein MKAKIIRVAEGKQSTLSQLYIDGIFQCYLLEDKIRAIKVPKQTAIPAGNYSLRLNTWGGMNAEYRQKFPKLHKGMIEINGLPNFSFVYIHIGNNFRQTAGCPLCGFGFDFVDGDYQIVRSKDAYQMIYPKLLDVAQSEENHISIENNFQF, encoded by the coding sequence ATGAAAGCAAAAATCATAAGAGTTGCCGAAGGCAAACAAAGCACATTGAGCCAGCTTTACATTGATGGTATTTTTCAATGCTATCTGTTGGAAGACAAAATCAGAGCCATCAAAGTGCCAAAACAAACCGCTATTCCCGCAGGAAATTACTCTTTAAGATTAAACACCTGGGGCGGAATGAATGCCGAGTATCGGCAGAAATTCCCGAAGCTTCACAAAGGAATGATTGAAATAAATGGCTTGCCGAATTTCAGTTTTGTGTACATCCATATCGGGAACAATTTCAGACAAACCGCGGGCTGTCCATTGTGTGGTTTCGGGTTCGATTTTGTGGATGGCGATTACCAAATCGTAAGAAGTAAAGATGCTTACCAAATGATTTATCCAAAACTTTTGGACGTTGCACAAAGCGAAGAAAATCACATCAGCATCGAAAATAATTTTCAATTTTAA
- a CDS encoding helix-turn-helix domain-containing protein, which produces MELCGKNIRKIRRERDFTQEYMAFEMGISQKAYSDIENSKVKINLDILTKVSAILDIKPSDVCSISDQCGGGYYETKYNELLDFMKKNNIELPKELL; this is translated from the coding sequence ATGGAATTGTGCGGGAAAAATATCAGAAAAATAAGAAGAGAAAGGGATTTTACCCAGGAATATATGGCTTTTGAAATGGGAATTTCACAGAAAGCTTATTCTGATATAGAGAATTCTAAAGTGAAAATCAATCTTGATATTCTTACCAAAGTTTCAGCGATTTTGGATATCAAACCATCAGACGTTTGCAGTATTTCCGACCAATGTGGCGGTGGCTATTATGAAACTAAGTATAATGAATTGCTGGATTTTATGAAGAAGAATAATATTGAACTGCCGAAAGAACTTTTGTAA
- a CDS encoding MerR family transcriptional regulator: MAKQASKNDLSFDFDFLEKLVVGIGEVSQITGIPTRQIRYWEEKNIITSLTEEEGKNRRYNYENIKKMLLIKELTDEGYTLDASAEKVKKRMEMIEETLNKLKNRK, encoded by the coding sequence ATGGCTAAGCAAGCTTCAAAAAATGATTTATCATTTGACTTTGATTTTTTAGAAAAACTGGTCGTTGGTATTGGCGAAGTATCACAAATTACAGGCATTCCTACAAGGCAAATTCGTTATTGGGAAGAAAAAAATATTATTACTTCTTTAACTGAAGAAGAGGGCAAAAATAGGCGTTACAATTATGAGAATATAAAAAAAATGTTGCTCATAAAAGAGCTGACAGACGAAGGATATACTCTTGATGCTTCAGCAGAAAAAGTAAAAAAACGAATGGAAATGATTGAAGAAACGTTGAATAAACTTAAAAATCGGAAGTGA
- a CDS encoding response regulator transcription factor, translating into MNRKKILLIDDEQDILEIISYNLEKEGYQVFTAGNGNEGIEKAKEILPDLILLDVMMPEKDGIETCQDLRKIKELQRTLIVFLSARSEEFSQLAGYQAGANDYIVKLIKPKILVSKVAALLQMGANSQENSNYIELGDLIIDKDNFKVTKGKEEFLLPKKEFDLLYLLASNTDKVFKREEILEKVWGNDVIVGERTIDVHIRRLREKLGINTIQTLKGIGYKLVV; encoded by the coding sequence ATGAATCGTAAAAAAATCCTTTTAATTGATGATGAGCAGGACATTCTGGAAATCATCTCTTATAATTTGGAAAAAGAAGGTTATCAGGTTTTTACCGCTGGTAATGGTAACGAAGGAATAGAAAAAGCAAAGGAAATATTGCCGGATCTTATTCTTTTAGATGTTATGATGCCAGAAAAAGACGGTATAGAAACTTGTCAGGATCTTCGTAAAATTAAGGAATTACAGAGAACACTCATTGTATTTCTATCCGCAAGAAGTGAGGAATTTTCGCAACTAGCAGGCTATCAAGCCGGCGCAAACGATTATATCGTAAAACTGATAAAACCAAAAATCCTGGTATCAAAAGTAGCCGCGCTATTGCAAATGGGAGCTAATTCTCAGGAGAATTCTAATTATATAGAATTAGGCGATTTAATCATCGATAAAGATAACTTCAAAGTTACGAAAGGAAAAGAGGAGTTTTTACTTCCGAAAAAGGAGTTCGATTTGCTTTATCTTTTAGCTTCTAACACAGACAAAGTCTTCAAAAGAGAGGAGATTTTGGAAAAAGTTTGGGGCAACGATGTCATAGTCGGCGAAAGAACAATAGATGTCCACATTAGGAGATTAAGAGAGAAACTGGGAATCAATACCATCCAGACACTCAAAGGAATAGGTTATAAATTAGTAGTTTAA
- a CDS encoding nuclear transport factor 2 family protein, whose translation MDAKKFAEVWVRSWNSHNIEDILSHYSDDIEITTPMIKMTLGSGDGTLKGKEAVGNYWRKALDKIPDLHFELYEVTEGINSIALYYKSVMGKKAIEVMFFDEEEKVCKMYAYYTD comes from the coding sequence ATGGATGCTAAAAAGTTCGCCGAAGTATGGGTAAGGTCCTGGAACTCTCATAACATTGAAGATATTTTAAGTCATTATTCTGACGACATTGAAATTACAACCCCAATGATTAAAATGACTCTGGGTTCTGGCGACGGAACACTGAAAGGAAAAGAAGCTGTTGGCAATTACTGGAGAAAAGCCCTGGATAAAATACCGGATTTACATTTTGAACTTTACGAAGTAACGGAAGGCATCAATTCAATTGCATTGTATTACAAATCTGTAATGGGTAAAAAAGCTATTGAGGTTATGTTTTTTGATGAGGAAGAAAAAGTTTGTAAAATGTATGCTTATTATACAGATTGA